One window from the genome of Streptomyces sp. NBC_00708 encodes:
- a CDS encoding SpoIIE family protein phosphatase, translating to MSDTGTTAPGANTGDAMAQALLDTLFSQSAVGLHVLDTDLRVVRVNALTEAVDPERIVGLHFTEAYRLDDPEGAQRLLRQVLKTGAPLVNRPVRGRLALSTGPARSLNVTLHRLDSDDGRPLGVLAAVVDVNERDKAHVRADVLTAVRRGAGHSLDVAATCEGLVSALVPEFADLAVVEVVDEVLRGADPPLSPLDRDVPLRRAAVRGTVTAPDSLVGELRRLPEATPFALAVTDLRPRLVALGPDTPWLDADPATRRMIEATGAHSLIVAPLKLHGSVLGLVSLYRQRGDAFNERDLTLALTAAAHTALSIENALRYAREHVIATTVQRRLLPQHDGERIAIESAHVLLPGRNSGCWFDTIGLSGARTALIIGNVAGHGLQTAITMGQLRTVIHALAGLDLEPDEVLARLNDTADRLTDERRSLPPGDALHRQPLTATCLYAVYDPFTQVCTVARAGHPAPVAVGPDGRPLELDVPEGPALFSEDSAPFATGSVRLDEGSVLAFLTGSLLPEERSVERVREALAFPERPLGELCDAIVYNLPAEADPDGAALLLARTGVVPPDRVATWELAHDRTTPAMARTLVRDRLEGWNLDEDTIEATELIVSELITNAVRYGTPPVQLRVMLDRTLTCEVHDTSPVAPHLRHARTVDEGGRGLFIVSQLASHWGTRYGTGGKALWTEQEIPEEDT from the coding sequence GTGTCGGACACCGGTACCACGGCCCCGGGCGCGAACACGGGCGACGCCATGGCCCAGGCGCTGCTGGACACCCTCTTCAGCCAGTCCGCGGTCGGCCTGCACGTCCTGGACACGGATCTGCGGGTGGTCCGGGTCAACGCCCTCACCGAGGCGGTGGACCCCGAGCGGATCGTCGGCCTGCACTTCACCGAGGCGTACCGGCTCGACGATCCCGAGGGGGCACAGCGGCTGCTGCGCCAGGTCCTGAAGACGGGCGCTCCCCTGGTCAACAGGCCGGTCCGCGGACGTCTCGCCCTGTCCACGGGGCCCGCCCGCAGCCTGAACGTCACCCTGCACCGCCTGGATTCCGACGACGGCCGTCCGCTCGGTGTGCTGGCGGCCGTGGTCGACGTCAACGAACGGGACAAGGCGCACGTGAGGGCCGATGTGCTGACAGCGGTACGCAGAGGGGCGGGCCACTCCCTCGATGTGGCGGCGACCTGCGAAGGGCTCGTGTCGGCGCTGGTCCCCGAGTTCGCCGACCTGGCCGTGGTCGAGGTGGTGGACGAGGTCCTGCGCGGCGCCGATCCGCCGCTGAGCCCGCTGGACCGGGACGTCCCGCTGCGCCGGGCGGCGGTGCGGGGCACGGTGACGGCGCCGGACAGCCTGGTCGGTGAGCTGCGCCGGCTGCCCGAGGCGACCCCGTTCGCGCTGGCCGTCACCGATCTGCGGCCCCGGCTCGTCGCGCTGGGCCCGGACACGCCGTGGCTGGACGCGGACCCGGCGACCCGGCGGATGATCGAGGCGACCGGGGCCCACTCCCTGATCGTGGCCCCGCTGAAGCTGCACGGCTCCGTCCTCGGCCTGGTGAGCCTGTACCGGCAGCGGGGCGATGCGTTCAACGAGCGCGACCTCACCCTCGCGCTGACCGCCGCCGCCCATACGGCGCTGAGCATCGAGAACGCGCTGCGCTACGCCCGGGAGCACGTGATCGCCACGACCGTCCAGCGCCGGCTCCTCCCCCAGCACGACGGCGAGCGGATCGCGATCGAGTCCGCACATGTGCTGCTGCCGGGCCGCAACAGCGGCTGCTGGTTCGACACCATCGGGCTCTCCGGCGCCCGGACCGCGCTGATCATCGGCAATGTGGCGGGTCACGGACTGCAGACCGCGATCACGATGGGGCAGCTGCGCACCGTCATCCACGCCCTGGCGGGACTCGACCTGGAACCCGACGAGGTGCTGGCCCGGCTCAACGACACGGCCGACCGGCTGACGGACGAGCGCCGGTCGCTGCCGCCCGGCGACGCGCTGCACCGCCAGCCGCTGACCGCGACCTGCCTGTACGCGGTCTACGACCCGTTCACCCAGGTGTGCACGGTGGCACGCGCCGGGCATCCCGCACCGGTCGCCGTCGGGCCGGACGGCAGACCGCTGGAGCTGGACGTGCCGGAGGGGCCCGCCCTCTTCTCGGAGGACAGTGCGCCCTTCGCGACCGGCTCCGTGCGGCTCGACGAGGGCAGTGTGCTGGCGTTCCTGACCGGGTCCCTGCTGCCGGAGGAGCGGTCGGTGGAGCGGGTGCGCGAGGCCCTGGCCTTTCCGGAGCGCCCGCTGGGGGAGCTGTGCGACGCCATCGTGTACAACCTGCCCGCCGAGGCCGATCCGGACGGGGCCGCGCTGCTGCTCGCCCGGACCGGTGTGGTGCCGCCGGACCGGGTGGCGACGTGGGAGCTGGCGCACGACCGGACGACGCCCGCGATGGCCCGCACCCTGGTCCGGGACCGGCTGGAGGGCTGGAACCTCGACGAGGACACCATCGAGGCGACCGAACTGATCGTCAGCGAGCTGATCACCAACGCCGTCCGGTACGGGACACCGCCCGTGCAGTTGCGGGTGATGCTGGACCGCACCCTCACCTGCGAGGTCCACGACACCAGTCCGGTGGCCCCGCACCTGCGCCACGCGCGTACGGTCGACGAAGGCGGGCGCGGTCTGTTCATCGTCTCGCAGCTGGCCAGCCACTGGGGCACCCGGTACGGCACCGGCGGCAAGGCCCTGTGGACGGAACAGGAGATCCCGGAAGAGGACACCTGA
- a CDS encoding lamin tail domain-containing protein, whose product MSRTARRITAAVLASGALVAAAALPAVADGHDHGRGHHAPRPTVVLGKIQYDSPGRDNGSNRSLNGEWVTVTNTGRHAVNLRGWTLSDASHRTYEFDLRLPGRSSVRVHTGVGRDTRHDVYQDRHHYVWDNSDTATLRDARGHQVDSKSWGRHHHGPRR is encoded by the coding sequence ATGTCCCGTACCGCACGGCGGATCACCGCCGCCGTCCTCGCTTCCGGCGCACTGGTCGCCGCCGCCGCCCTCCCGGCGGTCGCCGACGGCCACGACCACGGCCGGGGCCACCACGCCCCGCGTCCGACCGTCGTCCTGGGCAAGATCCAGTACGACAGCCCCGGTCGCGACAACGGCTCGAACCGGAGCCTGAACGGTGAATGGGTCACCGTCACCAACACCGGCCGGCACGCGGTGAACCTGCGCGGCTGGACGCTCAGTGACGCGAGCCACCGCACCTACGAGTTCGACCTGCGTCTGCCCGGCCGCTCCTCGGTGCGCGTCCACACCGGCGTCGGCCGCGACACCCGCCACGACGTCTACCAGGACCGGCACCACTACGTCTGGGACAACAGCGACACGGCCACCCTGCGCGACGCGCGCGGCCACCAGGTCGACTCCAAGTCCTGGGGCCGCCACCACCACGGCCCCCGTCGCTGA
- a CDS encoding DUF1876 domain-containing protein has product MNRTLEWTVRVELSEDDGTTMAEAVLDTGTAKLTGQGIARCSPQDSDVPTIGDEVAASRAMHDVAGQLMSVADRAIGRSGAGRTEGQVEPPYAWTDATA; this is encoded by the coding sequence ATGAACCGCACGCTGGAATGGACCGTGCGCGTCGAACTGTCGGAGGACGACGGGACGACCATGGCCGAGGCGGTGCTGGACACCGGCACCGCGAAACTCACCGGCCAGGGAATCGCCCGGTGCAGCCCCCAGGATTCCGACGTCCCCACGATCGGCGACGAGGTCGCGGCGAGCCGTGCGATGCACGATGTCGCCGGACAGCTGATGAGCGTGGCCGACCGTGCCATCGGCCGGTCCGGCGCGGGCCGGACGGAAGGCCAGGTGGAACCGCCCTACGCCTGGACCGATGCCACGGCCTGA
- a CDS encoding serine/threonine-protein phosphatase, which produces MNRRRPPRSASSDELLTALHDLTSRARREVELHQARVELAEALQREMLPADLPSLPGLRSAARYTPARSGLDIGGDWYDGFALPDGSLAFAIGDVQGHDVEAAAFMGQIRIAMRALALAAADPGEVMSRTNDLLLAEDSGLLATCTFVHIDPATRELRSARAGHVAGVWATADGRAGVTEDEGGLPLGVQSGEDYPVTTRRLTGEGVFVLLTDGVVEGPSYSLDDGLDAVMRLVRARPAEDADVLADAILGSAEHTGHEDDAAVLVLRHGPGVPGGG; this is translated from the coding sequence ATGAACCGGCGTCGTCCTCCCCGGTCGGCCAGCTCCGACGAACTGCTCACCGCACTCCACGACCTCACCTCCCGGGCCCGCCGCGAGGTGGAACTGCACCAGGCGCGAGTGGAGCTGGCCGAGGCGTTGCAACGGGAGATGCTGCCCGCCGACCTGCCCTCGCTGCCCGGTCTGCGCAGCGCCGCGCGGTACACCCCCGCGCGCAGCGGCCTGGACATCGGCGGCGACTGGTACGACGGATTCGCGCTCCCCGACGGCTCCCTGGCCTTCGCCATCGGGGACGTCCAGGGTCACGACGTCGAGGCGGCCGCCTTCATGGGGCAGATCCGCATCGCGATGCGCGCCCTCGCGCTGGCGGCGGCCGACCCGGGCGAGGTGATGAGCCGCACCAACGACCTGTTGCTCGCCGAGGACTCCGGGCTGCTCGCCACCTGCACCTTCGTCCACATCGACCCCGCCACCCGGGAACTGCGGAGCGCGCGCGCCGGGCATGTGGCCGGGGTGTGGGCCACCGCCGACGGCCGGGCGGGCGTCACGGAGGACGAGGGCGGGCTGCCGCTCGGTGTGCAGTCCGGCGAGGACTACCCGGTCACCACCCGCCGGCTGACCGGCGAGGGCGTCTTCGTGCTGCTGACGGACGGCGTAGTGGAGGGCCCCTCGTACTCCCTGGACGACGGGCTGGACGCGGTGATGCGGCTCGTGCGCGCCCGGCCGGCCGAGGACGCGGACGTGCTGGCCGACGCGATCCTGGGCTCGGCGGAGCACACCGGGCACGAGGACGACGCGGCGGTGCTCGTCCTGCGTCACGGGCCCGGTGTGCCCGGCGGAGGATGA
- a CDS encoding MASE1 domain-containing protein, producing MIRSERARRYVVAVLRVLAVAAAYYGAARLGLLRQVTVHGAVVTPLWPPTGIALGCLLYLGLRAWPGIALGSLAAVAMLGGTVTPSTLAVAAGNTLAPVCAYLLLRRAGFRKELDRLRDGVVLVFLGAMAAMVISATAGTGMLVADGKLPPGDFGSVWAAWWAGDVMGVLVVTPVLLVLERVRMPRLTDRWTEAGALSVVAVAGTLMATRSSLSMLYLVFPILIWAALRFQLPGSAPCAMLVSVLAIVAGTDRAGPFADHTIVEVMINLTVLNGAVALTALLLAAVVAEQQNIRHRIEHACEELAEVVDQLAPGRSTGAWPFRARDERGSR from the coding sequence GTGATCCGCAGTGAGAGGGCCCGCCGGTACGTGGTGGCGGTCCTGCGTGTCCTGGCCGTCGCCGCCGCCTACTACGGGGCGGCCCGGCTCGGGCTGCTGCGGCAGGTGACCGTCCACGGGGCCGTGGTCACACCGTTGTGGCCGCCGACCGGGATCGCCCTGGGGTGCCTGCTGTACCTGGGACTGCGGGCCTGGCCGGGGATCGCGCTCGGCTCGCTGGCCGCCGTCGCCATGCTGGGCGGTACGGTCACCCCCTCCACCCTCGCCGTCGCGGCGGGCAACACCCTCGCACCCGTGTGCGCGTATCTGCTGCTGCGCCGGGCCGGTTTCCGCAAGGAGCTGGACCGGCTGCGCGACGGGGTCGTCCTGGTGTTCCTCGGTGCGATGGCGGCCATGGTGATCAGCGCGACCGCGGGAACCGGGATGCTCGTGGCGGACGGCAAACTGCCTCCCGGCGACTTCGGGTCCGTCTGGGCGGCCTGGTGGGCCGGCGACGTCATGGGGGTCCTGGTGGTCACACCCGTCCTGCTGGTGCTGGAACGGGTGCGGATGCCCCGGCTCACGGACCGCTGGACGGAGGCCGGGGCGCTGTCGGTCGTCGCGGTCGCCGGCACACTGATGGCCACCCGGAGTTCGCTGTCGATGCTCTACCTGGTGTTCCCGATCCTCATCTGGGCCGCCCTGCGCTTCCAGCTCCCGGGCAGCGCCCCCTGCGCCATGCTGGTGTCCGTCCTCGCGATCGTGGCGGGAACGGACAGGGCCGGTCCGTTCGCGGATCACACCATCGTGGAGGTGATGATCAACCTCACGGTGCTCAACGGGGCCGTGGCACTCACCGCCCTGCTGCTGGCCGCCGTCGTCGCGGAGCAGCAGAACATCCGGCACCGCATCGAGCACGCCTGCGAGGAGCTGGCCGAGGTGGTGGACCAGCTCGCCCCGGGCAGGTCCACAGGCGCCTGGCCGTTCCGGGCACGGGACGAGCGCGGCAGCCGCTGA
- a CDS encoding FAD-binding protein gives MTPAEKNWAGNITFGARRLCVPRSVRELRDTVAASDAVRPLGTRHSFNTIADTTGDHISLAGLPRVADIDAARRTLTLSAGLRYGEFAAELHERGFALANLGSLPHISVAGAVATGTHGSGVGNRSLAVSVRTLSLVTADGGTRTLTRTDEDFAGAVVSLGALGVVTSLELDLVPAFDVRQWVYEDLPEATLTARFDEVMSAAYSVSVFTDWSPGPVGQVWLKQRAGGEGPAGMSAEWLGARLADGPRHPIPGVPAVNCTEQRGVPGPWYQRLPHFRMEFTPSNGDELQSEYFVARADAVAAYEALARLRDRIAPVLQISEIRTVAADDLWLSPAHDRDSVAFHFTWVPDAAAVAPVVAGIEEALAPFGARPHWGKVFSTAPEVLRTLYPRYADFEALMLRYDPEGTFRNPFLDRCFRH, from the coding sequence GTGACCCCCGCGGAGAAGAACTGGGCCGGCAACATCACCTTCGGCGCGAGGCGGTTGTGCGTACCGCGATCGGTCCGCGAACTGCGGGACACGGTGGCCGCCTCCGACGCGGTGCGCCCCCTGGGCACCCGGCACTCCTTCAACACGATCGCCGACACCACCGGCGACCACATCTCCCTCGCCGGTCTCCCACGCGTCGCGGACATCGACGCCGCGCGCCGGACCCTTACTCTTTCCGCGGGGCTCCGCTACGGCGAGTTCGCCGCGGAACTGCACGAGCGGGGATTCGCCCTGGCCAACCTGGGCTCGCTCCCGCACATCTCGGTAGCCGGTGCCGTCGCGACCGGCACCCACGGCTCGGGTGTGGGCAACCGCTCCCTGGCGGTCTCCGTACGCACACTCTCCCTGGTGACGGCCGACGGCGGGACGCGGACCCTGACGCGCACGGACGAGGACTTCGCCGGCGCGGTGGTGTCCCTGGGCGCGCTCGGTGTGGTCACCTCGCTGGAGCTGGACCTCGTGCCCGCCTTCGATGTGCGGCAGTGGGTGTACGAGGACCTGCCCGAGGCCACGCTGACCGCGCGGTTCGACGAGGTGATGTCCGCCGCCTACAGCGTCAGCGTCTTCACCGACTGGAGCCCCGGTCCCGTCGGCCAGGTGTGGCTGAAGCAGCGGGCGGGCGGTGAGGGTCCGGCCGGGATGTCCGCCGAGTGGCTGGGTGCCCGGCTCGCCGACGGCCCCCGGCACCCGATCCCCGGGGTGCCGGCCGTGAACTGCACGGAGCAGCGGGGTGTGCCCGGTCCCTGGTACCAGCGGCTGCCGCACTTCCGGATGGAGTTCACCCCGAGCAACGGCGACGAGCTCCAGTCGGAGTACTTCGTGGCCCGCGCGGACGCGGTGGCGGCGTACGAGGCCCTGGCCCGGCTGCGGGACCGGATCGCCCCGGTGCTCCAGATCTCCGAGATCCGCACCGTCGCCGCCGACGACCTGTGGCTGAGCCCCGCCCACGACAGGGACTCGGTGGCCTTCCACTTCACCTGGGTGCCGGACGCGGCGGCCGTCGCGCCGGTGGTGGCGGGGATCGAGGAGGCCCTGGCCCCGTTCGGCGCCCGCCCGCACTGGGGCAAGGTCTTCTCCACCGCTCCCGAGGTCCTGCGCACGCTGTACCCGCGCTACGCGGACTTCGAGGCGCTGATGCTCCGGTACGACCCGGAGGGCACCTTCCGCAACCCGTTCCTGGACCGCTGCTTCCGGCACTGA
- a CDS encoding sugar transferase, protein MGLAGAPRPRTSSGLPRGQNLGRPRQVPAVRRERGAGAPGSGPGLLSLVVCVESVGLGLPAWLVLRADGQPGAPAGALAATLVWCGVRAARGRYALRAPGRPPGALTTPADWLLLIGVLAVLWTVVDPSIDPAAAVVALVPGLLTTAGTSWARRLSWSGRRRRARRVLVVGEASGVDRAVRLLTSREDHGYRVVAALPVGPAALACEVAVPGRLAPAPADDDASTVLGAAFAHDADLALVVPGPGFAEERLRRLSWGLHDGGLELSVLSHLSETAADRIRPSTAAGLTLLHIVPPLRRGLQPALKAAVDRAGAACGLIALSPLLLLIAAAVRLTSKGPVFHRQIRQGRHNHPFVMWKFRTMVVDAEQRKARLAAANENDGPMFKMRRDPRVTRLGRLLRRSSLDELPQLINVLLGDMSLVGPRPPLPDEVSRYDERELRRLAVKPGLTGLWQVSGRSDLSWQETVSLDLWYVDNWSVATDMGLMARTLRAVTDGRGAY, encoded by the coding sequence GTGGGACTGGCGGGGGCGCCACGACCACGGACCTCGTCCGGCCTTCCGCGCGGCCAGAACCTCGGCCGCCCGCGGCAGGTCCCGGCCGTACGGCGCGAGCGCGGTGCCGGCGCACCGGGCAGCGGCCCCGGCCTGCTGTCCCTGGTGGTGTGCGTCGAATCCGTCGGCCTGGGGTTACCCGCCTGGCTCGTGCTCCGCGCCGACGGGCAGCCCGGGGCCCCGGCCGGGGCGCTCGCGGCCACCCTGGTGTGGTGCGGGGTCCGGGCCGCGCGGGGGCGGTACGCGTTACGTGCGCCGGGCCGCCCGCCGGGGGCGCTGACCACGCCCGCGGACTGGTTACTGCTCATCGGTGTGCTGGCGGTGCTGTGGACCGTCGTCGACCCGTCCATCGACCCGGCGGCGGCCGTGGTGGCGCTGGTCCCCGGCCTCCTGACGACGGCGGGCACCTCGTGGGCGCGCCGGCTGTCCTGGTCCGGACGGCGCCGGAGGGCGCGCCGGGTGCTGGTGGTCGGCGAGGCCTCGGGGGTGGACCGGGCGGTGCGGCTGCTCACCTCGAGGGAGGACCACGGCTATCGCGTGGTGGCGGCCCTGCCCGTCGGCCCGGCGGCGCTGGCCTGCGAGGTCGCGGTGCCGGGGCGGCTGGCTCCGGCGCCCGCGGACGACGACGCGTCGACGGTGCTGGGGGCGGCCTTCGCCCACGATGCGGACCTGGCGCTGGTGGTCCCGGGCCCGGGGTTCGCCGAGGAGCGATTACGGCGGCTGTCCTGGGGGCTGCACGACGGAGGGCTCGAACTGTCCGTGCTCTCGCACCTCTCGGAGACGGCGGCCGACCGCATCCGCCCTTCGACCGCGGCCGGGCTGACCCTGCTGCACATCGTGCCGCCGCTGCGCCGGGGGCTCCAGCCGGCCCTGAAGGCGGCGGTGGACCGGGCGGGCGCGGCCTGCGGCCTGATCGCCCTGTCCCCGCTGCTGCTGCTGATCGCGGCGGCCGTCCGGCTCACCTCCAAGGGGCCCGTCTTTCACCGGCAGATCCGCCAGGGCCGGCACAACCACCCGTTCGTCATGTGGAAGTTCCGCACGATGGTGGTGGACGCGGAGCAGCGCAAGGCGCGGCTCGCCGCGGCGAACGAGAACGACGGCCCGATGTTCAAGATGCGCCGCGACCCGCGGGTCACCCGGCTGGGCCGTCTGCTGCGCCGCTCGTCGCTGGACGAACTGCCCCAGCTCATCAACGTGCTGCTGGGTGACATGTCCCTGGTCGGCCCCCGCCCGCCGCTGCCGGACGAGGTGTCCCGCTACGACGAGCGCGAGCTGCGGCGGCTCGCGGTGAAACCCGGGCTGACGGGCCTGTGGCAGGTCAGCGGCCGGTCCGACCTCTCCTGGCAGGAGACGGTCTCGCTCGACCTCTGGTACGTCGACAACTGGTCGGTGGCCACGGACATGGGGCTCATGGCCCGTACGCTGCGCGCCGTCACCGACGGCCGCGGGGCCTACTGA
- a CDS encoding GDP-L-fucose synthase: MTTDLPGSSRERVPSLLRPGARVFVAGHRGLVGSAVARRLTADGHEVITRGRDRLDLRDAERTGAFLRDIRPDAVVLAAARVGGIMANSTYPVQFIEDNLRIQLSVIAGAHAAGTERLLFLGSSCIYPKRAPQPIPEEALLTGPLEPTNEAYALAKIAGIVQTQSYRRQYGASYISAMPTNLYGPGDSFDLETSHVLPALIRRFHEARASGAPAVTLWGSGNPRREFLHVDDLAAACVLLLERYDDDAPVNAGCGEDLTIRELAQLVAEVTSYQGQIVWDTGKPDGTPRKLLDVSRLASLGFAPRIPLREGIAQTYTWWLRQRTP; encoded by the coding sequence ATGACGACTGATCTCCCCGGCTCCTCCCGGGAACGTGTCCCGTCCCTGTTACGCCCCGGCGCCCGTGTGTTCGTGGCGGGCCACCGGGGCCTGGTGGGGTCGGCGGTGGCCCGCCGCCTCACCGCCGACGGCCATGAAGTGATCACGCGCGGCCGTGACCGCCTCGATCTGCGGGACGCCGAGCGGACCGGCGCCTTTCTGCGGGACATACGCCCGGACGCCGTGGTGCTGGCCGCCGCCCGGGTCGGCGGGATCATGGCCAACAGCACGTATCCCGTGCAGTTCATCGAGGACAACCTGCGCATCCAGCTGAGCGTGATCGCCGGCGCGCACGCGGCCGGCACCGAGCGGCTGCTCTTCCTCGGCTCGTCCTGCATCTACCCGAAGCGGGCCCCGCAGCCGATCCCCGAGGAGGCCCTGCTCACCGGCCCCCTGGAGCCCACCAACGAGGCGTACGCGCTGGCGAAGATCGCCGGCATCGTGCAGACACAGTCCTACCGGCGCCAGTACGGCGCCTCCTACATCAGCGCCATGCCGACCAATCTCTACGGACCCGGTGACAGCTTCGACCTGGAGACCTCGCACGTACTGCCCGCCCTGATCCGCCGCTTCCACGAGGCCCGCGCATCCGGCGCACCGGCCGTCACGCTCTGGGGGTCGGGAAACCCCCGGCGCGAGTTCCTGCACGTCGACGACCTCGCCGCCGCCTGTGTGCTCCTGCTGGAGCGCTACGACGACGACGCGCCCGTCAACGCCGGCTGCGGCGAGGACCTCACCATTCGTGAACTCGCCCAGCTGGTGGCAGAGGTGACGTCGTATCAGGGGCAGATCGTCTGGGACACCGGCAAACCCGACGGCACCCCGCGCAAACTCCTGGACGTCTCCCGGCTGGCCTCCCTCGGCTTCGCACCGCGCATCCCTCTGCGGGAGGGCATCGCGCAGACGTACACCTGGTGGCTCCGGCAGCGGACCCCGTAA
- the gmd gene encoding GDP-mannose 4,6-dehydratase: MAKTALITGVTGQDGSYLSELLLQKGYTVHGLIRRSSSFNTERIDHIYQGPEQENRSFVLHHADLADGVALVNLLRDIRPDEVYNLGAQSHVRVSFDAPLYTGDVTGLGTIRLLEAVRASGIDTRIYQASSSEMFGASPPPQNELTPFHPRSPYSVAKVYSYWATVNYREAYGMFAVNGILFNHESPRRGETFVTRKITRGVARIKAGLQTRLHLGNLDAVRDWGYAPEYVDAMWRMLQCDTPDDYVVATGEGVSVRQFLEYAFAHVGLDWHEHVRYDAKYERPSEVDALIGDASKAGQLLGWKPAVRARELARIMVDADVRRLADELAGAAVRVDR; this comes from the coding sequence GTGGCGAAGACCGCGCTCATCACCGGGGTGACCGGACAGGACGGTTCGTACCTGTCCGAGCTCCTGCTCCAGAAGGGGTACACGGTCCACGGTCTGATCCGCCGTTCGTCGAGCTTCAACACCGAGCGGATCGACCACATCTACCAGGGCCCGGAGCAGGAGAACCGGTCGTTCGTGTTACACCACGCCGACCTGGCCGACGGCGTCGCGCTGGTGAACCTGCTGCGGGACATCCGGCCCGACGAGGTGTACAACCTGGGCGCCCAGTCGCATGTGCGGGTCTCCTTCGACGCGCCGCTGTACACCGGGGACGTCACGGGGCTCGGCACGATCCGGCTGCTCGAAGCGGTACGGGCCAGTGGCATCGACACCCGGATCTACCAGGCGTCCTCGTCCGAGATGTTCGGCGCCAGCCCGCCCCCGCAGAACGAGCTGACCCCGTTCCACCCGCGCAGCCCGTACAGCGTCGCCAAGGTCTACTCGTACTGGGCGACGGTCAACTACCGCGAGGCGTACGGGATGTTCGCGGTGAACGGCATCCTGTTCAACCATGAGTCGCCCCGGCGCGGGGAGACCTTCGTGACCCGGAAGATCACCCGTGGTGTCGCCCGGATCAAGGCCGGGCTGCAGACCCGGCTGCACCTGGGCAACCTGGACGCGGTGCGCGACTGGGGTTACGCCCCCGAGTACGTGGACGCGATGTGGCGGATGCTCCAGTGCGACACCCCGGACGACTACGTGGTGGCCACCGGTGAGGGGGTCAGCGTCCGGCAGTTCCTGGAGTACGCCTTCGCGCACGTGGGCCTCGACTGGCACGAGCACGTCCGCTACGACGCGAAGTACGAGCGTCCCAGCGAGGTCGACGCGCTGATCGGGGACGCCTCGAAGGCCGGGCAGCTGCTGGGCTGGAAACCGGCCGTACGGGCCCGGGAGCTGGCCCGGATCATGGTCGACGCCGATGTGCGCCGGCTCGCCGACGAACTCGCCGGGGCCGCCGTGCGGGTGGACCGGTAA